Within the Gloeobacter kilaueensis JS1 genome, the region ACGCCGTCACCGACGTCCAGACCGACCTGCACAGTGCCCTCGGCCTGATGACCGACGAATTGCGCCAGGCCCGCTACATCTACAACACCGATCCAGCCAGCACCGCTAGCGATCGCCTCCGCCTTGACCCGGTTGCCCCAACTACCGAGACCGACCCGGCCAACTTCGGCAGCGCCAACTTCGACAAGAGCCGCCTGGTGCAGGACAACTCCCCCGGTTTTCGCATCCTGCTCGCCTTCTGGGTACCGACGATCGCAGGCGTCGCCCGCCTCGGAGACGAGAACCAGCAGGCGAGTGCCCCAAAGGGCACGCCGCTCGCCGTCGATCTGGCCAAGGGCAATCTGGTGCCCTGGGGCAGTCCCCAGTCGATCCCCGCCTACAACCTGATCGTCTATTACGTCACCGACCCCCCTCCCGGCTCGGCCTGGAGCGGCCCGCGCATCCTCGAGCGCTGGGAATCGAAACCGGTGCCCATCCGCTTTGCAGAATTCGCCGAAGCCGAGGATTCTAAAAAATTTCTCGATCCCGCCAGCTACGATGCCACGACCGCCCCCCCGGTGGACGGCATCTTTTTGCGCACGCTGCCCGCCTCCGACGGCAACAGTTTCGCCCTCGCCGACTTTCTCGATGGCAAAGAAGGGATCGCCGTGCAGTACCTGAGTCCCCAGACGATGGCGATCAGTCTGCGCGGCAGTCTCGAAGGCAGCCAGGCCGACCGCTACTTTGCAAGCACCGACTCCACCGCCCAGACCTACCTGCGCAGCAACGCCGGTGACGCCCTCGCATACAGCACCACCGTCGTCGCCCGCAACGTCTGTACTGCCAACGCCGTCTGCGTCAAAGATCCGTGAAGTTAGCCCCCAGCCAGGTCCAGGCCCGTATCGTCGGCGGGATTGCCCGGATCGAGCGGCAGTTGCCCGTCCGGTCCCGGCAGAGCCAGATCCGCGCCGTGCCTGCGCAGAATTGAGATGGCTTCGCTGGTGCGCAGCCCCCGCGCCTGAACCGTGACCAGGATCGCTCCGCGCTCGACGCCCTGCTCAAAGTGTCTCGCTTCTTCTTCTGTCAGGCCCATGCCGATGAGCACCGCCACCAGGTCGTTTCCGCTGAGCGGTTCGCGGGGCCGGACAAGGTTGACGAGCGTGCCGAGCAGCCCTGTGCCGCCCTGGGCTACCTCCTCGACGCTCTGGGTGCCGGTAGCGTTGATCAAGTCGCGCTGCTGCTGTCGGTCAGCGACGGCGATCCCCAGATTGTCGAGATTGAAGCCGTTCGCATCGAGATCGACCACCGCCTGCTCGGCCTGCTGGCGGTCCTCGAACAATCCGGCGACGATTCCCCGCTGGAAAATCTCCGGCGTCCACTGCGCACTTCCGTAGGACTGCTGCTCCATGTCTTACTCCCAAACTCTCAGTGGTTCTATCCTCCTGATCCCCTCGAACGGCAGGTTCATCCCTGAGAGAGAATGACCGCCCGCGCCTTGCTCCTTCCCTTCATAAAAAGCTAGAATGTCTGGATACATGGGGCTGCACTGGCTTCGACATTCCAGAGAAAGCCGTCCATGCAGGCCGGGAGTGAGTCCGACCCCCGTTAAATCAGGCTCAAAAACAATAAGTGCGAACAACATCGTTCCCTTTTCCCGCGCTCGCGTAGCAATCGCTGCGTAGAACGGGTCTCGCAGGACGGACCCACGACGGTCTGTGAGATACGGCTAGTGGGTGCTCCGGTAAACGTCCTTCGTCGCGTCACCGGCTAAGCTTAGACGATGAATCCCGTTATCCGGAATAAGCGATAGCCCCCGCTCCTTGGGTCAATCGAGCTAAGCCTGTGAACGAATGGTAGGTGAATAACTGCGGATGGACAGGGGTTCGATTCCCCTCAGCTCCACTTCTTAAAAACCGCTCAGCAAGCCATAGACAGCTTTTGAGCGGTTTTTGCTTTGTGCCCTTTTAGTCAAAAATAATGGCTGAAATGACGTTTTTGGATTAAATAGACGCTAAATTTAGTCCAGAAATAGTCCAGGACTACTGTGAATGGATGACCTCATCAGGGCGGCTAACGGACGCCTGAAAGCGGCAAGGGCGGGCGTCACGATCGAGCAGCGCGGCAACCGGCTATCTTTGCGGGCCACGCTGCCAGCGCCGCCGGGTGAGCCAGTGGACTACAGGCAGCGCCGCATACCGTTAGGCATCCTGGCAAGCCTCGACGGCTGCCGTCACGCTGAGCGACTGGCGAATGAATTGGCGGGCCAATTGGCGACAGGCCGCTTCGACTGGACGCTGTGGCGGCCTGAAGAACCGCCAGAGGCCGCCCCAACCGTGGCCGACTGGCTTGAGCGATTCCGGCGCGACTATTTCGAGCGTCGGGGCACAGAGCCAAAAGTGTTGAGCACATGGGAAAGCGAGTACTCGCGGCCCCTCCGTCGGGCGGGCAGCCTTGATGTGCCTCTCACCGCTGCCTGGGTGCGAGCGGCGATCCTCTCCATTCCCGCGCAGGAAAAGACGAGGCAGCGCGCCGCAACTTGCCTGGGCGCGCTCAGCAAGTTTGCTGGACTGCAGTTGCCCTTTGATACCGCCGATCTTCGTGGAACCTACACCGGCCTGAAGGCCGCGCCGCGCAACTTGCCTACCGATGAAGTGATCGAGCAGGTACGCCTCACTGTGCCGGACAACGGTTGGAGGTGGGTCTATGGAATGCTCGCCGCCTTTGGGCTGCGGCCCCACGAGGTCTTTCGGATGGTGTCGGTGGAGTCGATGGCGGACGGCGGGGCAATCCTCCAGCTCAGCGAAGATACGAAGACCGGCGCGCGCTACTGCTGGGCGCTGCATCCTCGCTGGGTAGATAAGTGGGGGCTTCTCGAAGCTAAGAGGCCGGATCTAGATCTGAGCAAGCCAAACGAGAACCTCGGCCATCAGGTGAGCCAGGCATTCGTGCGCTACCGACTGCCCTTCCCTGCCTACAATCTCCGGCACGCCTGGTGCGTTCGGGCACTCACCTACAACCTCGACACGGGGCTGGCCGCTCAGATGGCCGGGCACAGCCTTGCGGTCCACCAGCGGCAATATTGGCGGTGGATCCGGGCAGATCACCACCGCCGGGCCTACGAGCAACTGATGCTCCGGCCCAACCGACCCTGACCGCCGGAAAATTAAAAATCTCAAGCGAATCAAAAAGCCATTAAATCCGCTAAGCTTCTCACTGTGCGGATTTCAGCGTTTCAGCAGCCCAAATTTGGGCAGCGAGTCAAAACCCGACCAAATCTTTCAAAAATTACTATTGACTTTTAATCCTTTAGCAAGTTACTATCAAGGTATCAAAAGGATTGAAATAGCAAAGGAGAAAGCAAATGACCGTGATCAAGCAAGCAGACGGCAGCATCAGGATTTCCGAAATCGTCACCAAACCAAACGGTTCAGATAGCAGCTATCTTGCTGTTGGAATATTCCAGACAAAAACCGATGAGTTTGGCGACATTAGCACTGAATTTAAGCGGCTGGGGTATCCCGACAAAATGGAATCGCAAGGTATCCGTGCAAAGAAAATCGTAGACGGAAAGTACGGATCGGCGCAACAGTCGATCCAATGGACAATTCTGATGAGTCCCGCCGCCGCTCAAAAGTATTCCATCGCTCTTGTCCGCACTGGTAGCGGATATGGCGGACGTCGTCCAGGGGGTACGGAAATCGTTTGGGAGCCCGGGCAGACCCAAAACGTCATAAATTTGGCATGAACGATCGCACTTTTGCGACGATGAGGGCCGTGGCGCAAGCCATCCGCGCCAACCCCGGCAATCCGGGCTTTGAGGATCTGGGCAGGCGTAACAGCAAAGTGCCTAGGCGGGTTCTGGCGGCCCTCAAGCTCTGCCAAGATAAACCGCAAACCGCCCTCACCCTGGCTTTGGAGTTGGGGGTGAGCGAAGATTATGCCCGCGCCATTCTCCGGGCACTTCGAGAAGCCGGGCTGGTTGATACCGCCGACGCGCCGCCGGATCTGCGAGGCAAGATCGGCAGACCACCAAAAGCAAGCGCACAGCCCGAGTAGCGCCGGGCAAGCGGAACTGGCGCGGCGACGACGCATAATCCCCGCCAGCCGCCGCTACTATCCTTGTAACTTGAAAGGCTCTCCCCGGTTCGACCCCCTCGCGCCGGGGTTTTACTTTGTGCGCTTCTTGTCCCTGCTGCGCGGATCTTCATCGGCGACGGCGGGAACCGGCGGCGGTTGCGGTGGCTTCCCATTGCTATACCCCGGACACTGCGGAGCCTCCCCGCCAGGCCGTGAGTACGCAGATCTGGCCCCACAGCGATGGCCCCGAGCGTCGAGGTCGTCGGGGCAGAGGCAGCGGGCGCTGGCGGCGTGAGGCAGAAGAAAAACGGCTGCGACAAAGAAGAGAACAGCGGAGAACATTATTTTCATTTCCCAGACCTTGCGGCAATATCGTTCGCGATCGCAGCCTCGTCGTAGACAGTAGGCACGCCGCCCTTTCTGTCGTAGCTGTAGTAAAATCGCCCGACTTCAAGCGCGAATACCCTGGCCTCGGTGGACTCAGGGTGCCTCTCTAGGATGCGCAACGCAGCCTTATATACTCTGCTGCGTTCTGGTCCTCCGATCGCCTCTGCCTGTACTCGCAGCAAGTTGAGCCCTGGCGCTAAATCAGATAGAGCTACATCTCCTTTTTCAAGCTTTGCTATAAAATCTTGAACTGCCGGGGTTTTTGCTGGTGGCTCAAAAATTATAAAAGCTGCTGCAACAACTATCAGGCCAACAATCACAATGGTCGCAAACAGAGCCATAGAGCCGTGATCTGGGATAGGAGCAGAAGCACTCTACATCGATTTCTCCCCTGTTTGGGGGGATAGACCTAAGTTTATAGAATCTTCATAGACGGTGAAATCCCGTTGCGGCTAAGCACATGAACAAATGAGCATTTTTTGAGCAAAAAACGAACATGGACATGCGTTCATGCTCTCAGGCAAAATGTCCTCAGTTTTGTTCTGCCTATCACGTCCCTTTCAGTTTTCAGGTGTTTCATGCTCAGCCGCACTCAGCACCCTAGGTTCCGCGCCAGAAAAGTACACAATAAGCGTCTCCTTTACAGACGATTTCATGGATGTAATGTCCACCCTAGCTGGTCTCGCTTCTACAGGCAATTGATAAGTCGCCTTACATATATCAAAATATCTTTGGGTAAGATCTCTGTCGATTCCGTCGATTCTGTCAATTTGTTCTACGCGATTGCGAACGCTCCGTGCTTTGTATGGTGCCGATTCACCTTCTTCATCCGAAAAAACGTCTTCCTGGTCAAGGTTGGTGGCACCAGAATCATCCCAGGCTGTTAGATTTTTGACATCCAGACCTTTGATCAGCTCCGCTGCGGTCGTTTTATAAAGACTGGCGATAGCTATAAGAGCATCAAATGGAAACGGGAATTTGCCTGACAAGTAATTCGTCAGAGTTGGGCGCTTAATGCCTGTTTCTCTTGCTACATGAGCAACAGTGTGCTTAGCAGCGCGCATTAATGCCTTTACTCTCTGAATCAATATTTTGCCTGACTCCGCCGAGGACGGCGAAACAGCATGGGGCTGATCAGGCAGATTATTGACAGGATGTTCGATTTCTGACATCATGAGCTTGCTGGTTATCCAAGTTACCAGTAAGCGTAACATCGGCAGCTTATGCAAACGAAGATCAGCCTTTCATTGCCGCCTGTAGATGGGCCTTTCATTAAGGCCGAGCTTTCGCGCCGCAATGTCGAACTTCAAGACATTGCGGCTGCGGTTGGCGTCTCGGCGACGATTGTCAGCTTGGTCATTTCAGGCCACCGCAGTTCAAAGCGGGTAGCGCAAGCTATTGCAGCCGCTGCTGGGGTGCCTGTTGAGAAGGTCATCGCGCTTAGAAAATCAAAAGCTCAGGCTCCCTCTACCAAAGTTGCGCCTGAGCCAGTGACCACTACTACGAGGTCAACCACATGATACCGCATTCAAAAGCCTCAGCAGCGGGCCGACCCGCTCTGGGGGGAGTGGAAGTTGCTTGCGGGGCGCACCCTCTACGCGCCCCTCTTTTTCCCGCCCCCAGATCTGCCGAATATCTCGAAGCCAAGGTGCTCGAACTTGAGCACGAGCTCGCCGCTGCCTACCGCCAGATTGGCGGCCTGCAGGATCATATCCGCGCCCTCGAGGCCGAGGCCGATCAGCGCAACGCTCTGATCTTCCGCCAGGCCGCGCTGCACTTTGCTGCCCAGCGCGTCATTGCCTGCTGGGAAGAGCAGGGTGGCGGCGAAGAGCAGGAGGTCCGCCTCGCTATGGCCCTCAACTGGCTCCGCGAGGCTCTGGCTGGGAGGCCCGCGCCGAGGTACCTGCCCGCTGAGTGGCTGAAGGGAGGTGCGGCGTGACACCAGAAGCACTGCAAAAAATCCTCGCGGATCACCTCGAATGGATCGGGTCGCTCGGCGAGCGCGGCACCAGGGCCAACCTGTACGGGGCCAACCTGACGAGGGCCAACCTGTACGGGGCCAACCTGACGAGGGCCAACCTGGAGGGGGCCAACCTGTACGGGGCCAAGCTGACGAGGGCCAACCTGTACGGGGCCAACCTGGAGGGGGCCAACCTGACGAGGGCCAACCTGTACGGGGCCAACCTGACGAGGGCCAGCCTGGAGGGGGCCAACCTGGAGGGGGCCAAGCTGGGCAAGGAAACGAAAATCTCACCCGAGACACGTCTGCCCACCGGCGAACTCTGGAGCGAGTACCTGGCCGAAGTTGTGCCCGCGCTTTGCACCGCCGGGGGCCGGAAACTTGAGGAAGTGGCGGGCCATTGGGACTGCCACACCTGGGAGAACTGCCCGATGGCTGCCGCGTTCGGCGTGCAAGGAATTGAAGAAATTCCGCTTCTGTTTCGCCCGCGCGCTCAGCAGTTCGTGCCACTGTTCGACGCCGGGCTAATTCCGTGCCCAGTTGCCAGGTCCGAGGCGGCGGAGGTGCAGCCGTGAGCAAATTGC harbors:
- a CDS encoding PilW family protein, with protein sequence MRRNRRGVTLIELLVTAVISLILLIAVTFAFTTFGKNALVENAVTDVQTDLHSALGLMTDELRQARYIYNTDPASTASDRLRLDPVAPTTETDPANFGSANFDKSRLVQDNSPGFRILLAFWVPTIAGVARLGDENQQASAPKGTPLAVDLAKGNLVPWGSPQSIPAYNLIVYYVTDPPPGSAWSGPRILERWESKPVPIRFAEFAEAEDSKKFLDPASYDATTAPPVDGIFLRTLPASDGNSFALADFLDGKEGIAVQYLSPQTMAISLRGSLEGSQADRYFASTDSTAQTYLRSNAGDALAYSTTVVARNVCTANAVCVKDP
- a CDS encoding general stress protein — encoded protein: MEQQSYGSAQWTPEIFQRGIVAGLFEDRQQAEQAVVDLDANGFNLDNLGIAVADRQQQRDLINATGTQSVEEVAQGGTGLLGTLVNLVRPREPLSGNDLVAVLIGMGLTEEEARHFEQGVERGAILVTVQARGLRTSEAISILRRHGADLALPGPDGQLPLDPGNPADDTGLDLAGG
- a CDS encoding phage integrase is translated as MDDLIRAANGRLKAARAGVTIEQRGNRLSLRATLPAPPGEPVDYRQRRIPLGILASLDGCRHAERLANELAGQLATGRFDWTLWRPEEPPEAAPTVADWLERFRRDYFERRGTEPKVLSTWESEYSRPLRRAGSLDVPLTAAWVRAAILSIPAQEKTRQRAATCLGALSKFAGLQLPFDTADLRGTYTGLKAAPRNLPTDEVIEQVRLTVPDNGWRWVYGMLAAFGLRPHEVFRMVSVESMADGGAILQLSEDTKTGARYCWALHPRWVDKWGLLEAKRPDLDLSKPNENLGHQVSQAFVRYRLPFPAYNLRHAWCVRALTYNLDTGLAAQMAGHSLAVHQRQYWRWIRADHHRRAYEQLMLRPNRP
- a CDS encoding MarR family transcriptional regulator codes for the protein MNDRTFATMRAVAQAIRANPGNPGFEDLGRRNSKVPRRVLAALKLCQDKPQTALTLALELGVSEDYARAILRALREAGLVDTADAPPDLRGKIGRPPKASAQPE
- a CDS encoding helix-turn-helix domain-containing protein, translating into MLRLLVTWITSKLMMSEIEHPVNNLPDQPHAVSPSSAESGKILIQRVKALMRAAKHTVAHVARETGIKRPTLTNYLSGKFPFPFDALIAIASLYKTTAAELIKGLDVKNLTAWDDSGATNLDQEDVFSDEEGESAPYKARSVRNRVEQIDRIDGIDRDLTQRYFDICKATYQLPVEARPARVDITSMKSSVKETLIVYFSGAEPRVLSAAEHETPEN
- a CDS encoding pentapeptide repeat-containing protein, whose product is MTPEALQKILADHLEWIGSLGERGTRANLYGANLTRANLYGANLTRANLEGANLYGAKLTRANLYGANLEGANLTRANLYGANLTRASLEGANLEGAKLGKETKISPETRLPTGELWSEYLAEVVPALCTAGGRKLEEVAGHWDCHTWENCPMAAAFGVQGIEEIPLLFRPRAQQFVPLFDAGLIPCPVARSEAAEVQP